A stretch of DNA from Spirosoma endbachense:
ATAAACAACCCGCTCAATTGGATAATCTCGTAAAAAGGCTGAGTTAACTAAACACAAATTAGTCAAACTATCTTAGGGTAATACAGCCCAAGCAGATATTGTCAGGTATGATTTAGCTGCTTGCGATAGATTCCTGGCGGCAAAGACGTTATCTTCTTAAATGTCCGGGTAAAATGGGAAAGACCTTCAAATCCCGTAAGTGCCGCAATTTCAGAAAGGGAAGACTGGCTAGTGGCCATAATATGTACGGCCCGTTCAATTCGTTTTTCATTAATAAACGTTAGTGGGCGCGTCCCGGTATGCTTCCCAAATAATCGGGAAAAATACTCTGGATTCAGATGTACCCTTTCGGCTAAACGTTTTACCGTTAGGGGTAAGTGCAAGTTGACCAGAATAAAACGCATAGTGTCCAGAATCGTAATAGGAACTTCGACCGCTTCCCGGGCGGATAGCAACTCTGGAACAGCAAACCGTGATAATAATTGAAGCAGGATGCCTTGGGTCTCCAAAAAGAGGTCAAACTTCTGCTGATTGTTGAGTTCCTGGTATTCCTTGTAATAAATGTTCTTTTCGTACACCAAAGGGTTATCAGACCGATTAATACCCCTACCTGGGTTGATTTCTACCAAGCGTTTAAAATTTAGCACGTCGATTTCGCTGGCCTTCACTCTAGAGATAAGTCGGCTAGCTAAGAATAGGGAGGTACCATCAGCGGATTCTTCGAAGAACTGAACAAAGTATTGACTAAGGTAACTTTCACAGATTAGGTTACAGAGTGTATAACTAGGAATAATGTATAAATAACCCGCTTCCAGCTTAAGCGTTTTGGCATGATCAAATAGTTTCCCCTCTCCTTCATCAATGTAATAAATGCGGTGATAAGGGCTGATGACATTTTTGTAGTTCCACCGAGAATCCAGTTTGACCCAATCGACATTGAGCAGCGATAAAGTATGCTTCAAAAAACGCTTATTCATTAGTCAGTACAAAATTGGCATAAAACTAGGGAAAGTCTGTTTTATATAGAAAAAAGTCTGTTTTGGTATAATCTAACTCTTTGCTTGACGCTAGTTTTGTTAATGAATCGATAAGGTCAAAATACGAACATTAGATGAGCTTGTTTATCTATATCAATGGAAGAAGCTCGTAGCGGGCTAGTTATAAGCGTTTCCCTCGGCTCGATAACGGCTACGTTTTGTCAGATCAACGATGCCCTGCTCTCAAGTAGTGGCGGTCTGCCTAAGCGAAGACAAAACCCAAAATGGCAACTTATGGATCAGGTTTATGGAATGGAATGAAGAATCCTACACCCGAAAATCACTCGTAACAAAACAAATATGACGTTCCGTTTCAATTATCCACCTACTGGTCGTATTGGAAATAGACACCTTCTCGTGCTAATTTTTTGCTTGGTAGGTTTAACTAGTAACACCTATGCCCAGGTTAAGGCTCCTCAACCAGTCGGGCCAGTTCCCAACGAAAACCAGTTGCGCTGGCAGAAAATGGAATACTACGCCTTTATCCATTTTTCGATCAATACCTATACCGATATGGCCTGGGGCTTGGGCAACGAAGATCTTAAGTTGTTTAACCCGACCAAACTGGATTGCAGGCAGTGGGCCCGAATTTGCAAAGAGGCAGGCATGAAAGGTATTATTTTCACGGCTAAACACCATAGCGGGTTTTGTCTGTGGCCGTCAAAGTATACCGAATACTCTGTCAAAAATATCCCCTGGCAAAGCGGGAAAGCCGATATTGTGCGGGAGATGGCCAATGCCTGCAAAGAATATGGCCTGAAATTCGGAGTGTATTTGTCGCCCTGGGACAGAAATCACCCTGACTATGGAAAGCCTGCCTACATTACCTACTTCCGCAACCAGTTGCAGGAATTACTGACCAACTACGGGGAAATTTTTGAAGTCTGGTTTGATGGCGCGAATGGCGGATCAGGTTATTATGGCGGGGCCAACGAAACCCGTAAGATTGACGCTAAAACGTACTACGACTGGCCCAATACCTATAAACTGGTGCGTAAACTCCAGCCCAACATTGTCATCTGGAATGACGGAGGTGATCGAGCGGACCTTCGCTGGGTAGGCACCGAAGCGGGGTATGTAGGTGAAACTAACTGGAGTCTGTTAAAGGCAACGGGCGAGGTGCCGGAACAGATGTTGCGTCATGGTGTCGAAAATGGCAATGCCTGGGTGCCAGCAGAAGTAAACACCTCGATTCGACCCGAATGGTTCTACCACGAACGGGAAGATAGAAAAGTGAAAACCTTGCCCCAACTGATGGATATTTATTACCACTCCATTGGGCGAAACGCGACGTTACTGCTCAATTTCCCAATCATGCCGAATGGCCTGATTCATGAAAAAGACGAAAAAGCGGTACAGGCCTTCGCTAAAGCGACCAAGGAAGCGTTTGGACTTGCAACAGTATACTGGAGATTTTTTCAAGCAGCCATCTGAGAGGTGTAAAAATAAGATTCCTGTTGAGTAGGAGTTCGGTAATTCAAGCTTGAATGTTTCCGCCGACGATTGTACCAACCCTCGATATACTCGAAGGTGGCCAACCGGGCTGCGGCCCGCGTCGGAAAGTCAACATGGTTAACCAATTCGCTTTTAAATGTTTTGAAAAAGCTCTCAACTACTGCATTGTCCCATCGGATCGCCGAAGCGACAGTTGCCTTTACGGCTCATGCTCTGTACGACGGGCAAGCCCTTTAGATGCCCCAGAAATTCATTGCAGGCATACTGGACACCACGATCTGACCGGGCTGCCGGCGCAGTGAAATAGAAGTTTACCGTCTATGCTCCTGTTTTTGAGAGCCATACGCCAGGCTGCTACGCTCGTATCCGCAGCTTTCAGTCCATCACTCAATGCCCATCCGATTACTTTTCGGTCTGCCAAATCCAGCACGGCTGTCAGGTATAACCAACCCTCGCCGGTCGGAATGTAGCGGGGCGGCCCGTGCCGTGATATCTGACACCCACTTCTGACCTGGCTTATCTGCTGTGAATTCTCGGTTTAACAGGTTTTTAACTATCGGATAATCGTGAGATGAGTCGGTAGTCTGAACACGATATTTTTTATACATGATGCTGCGAATGGCCGCTTTGTGCATCAATCGGGCCACCCGATTACGTGATGTCTTTACGCCCCGCTCCCGCAATTCATCAGCGATCCGGGCCACCGTGGCGCGGGACTACCGTACCGAGACTCGCTCTGGGCATGTACCTGTCGAATATCGTCCAGCAACTGAGCTTGTTTTAGTTGCCTAATGCCAACCGGATGCTTGCGCCAATAATAGTACCCACTACTACTGACTTTCAGTACCTTACACATCCTCTCAACGGGAAATTGATTGGCATGTTCCGCTACAAATCGGAATATTTCCCACGGTCCGCCGCGCGGTCGCCCCTGGAGAAGATGCCGACTGCCTTTTTTCTGTACAACTCACTACTAGGTTACTGATAATGAATGCTTTAAAAACAGCTTCTCCAGCTCCTCTTTGGTTAGTTGAAGGGCATGTAATTTCTTATCCAGGTGCTTCAACTTCATCGCCTTCTGCTTCTCATTGCTTAATTCCATCTGGTTCTTTTGGTAGGGTTCGGCTTTAACAATCATGTTCCAAATAATAACAGCCAACTTTCTAGCCGTCGCGATAATGGCAGCCAGGCGGCCTTTTTTGAAGGCAATACGCTTGAAGAAAGGTGTCAGCTCGTGATCTTTCTGATTGCCAATCGAGTTGGCCGCATGGCGCAGTGCTTTAGCGATATGATTCTTCCCCGATGGAGTTCGATTGCCAATGACCTTGCCTCCGCTGATTTTGTTATTGGGTACCAGTCCTAACCAGCAGGCAAAACCTTTAGCCGTCGGAAACTTGTGTATATCATGACCTAGGCTGGTCAGCAAACATAAAACAGCGTTGTAACTAATGCCTGATATGGCAAATAGGTCGGTTCTGAAATATTGGTAGGCCAGATGAGATAGATTAAAGCTAGGGGCATGTTTACCAGCTCTCTTTCGGTTAGTTTTCAGTTGCTTCTTCTCATCTATTGAAACCTCGACCTCAGGAGCATACTTGACCAGAAAGGTTTCAATAACCTGGTCGCATTCTTTGATCTTCCGTTCATACAGACGGTAAAAATCCAGAGAAGCCTGTAATTCAAATAACAGTTCTTCCCGCCACCAGCCTTGCAGGGCATCGGCAATCTCTTGTCGCGACTTTTTGACCCGATGACTGACCAGTGACACTAAGTGTTCGGGTTCACGCTGTCCAGCTAGGATGGCCTCAATAACAGCCATACCTGACTGGCCAGTGATGTCATTAATCACCACATCCAAACGGATGTTCATCAGCCGCAATGCTTTCTGCATTTTGTTGCTGTAGCGGGCCGACTGTTGAACCAAATGCAGGTGATGGTAATAATAGGTACGTAACTGCTGGAAGGTGTCACTCAGTAATAAACTGCCTGATAATAGGCCCAGCGAATGTAGCTTCTGAATCCAGATGCAGTCAATTACATCGGTTTTTCTGCCCTTTACGTTTTTAGTCTGGTTACCGCCTACCAGTAACACGTTAAAACCTGCATGCTGGAGCGCACTAAACAACGTTTGCCAATAACTGCCAGTGCTTTCCATAGCGATGGTGGTTACGCCATGTTGGCGCAAATGGTTGATCATCTCTTGATGATCTTTGGTGTACACCCCAAATTCACGCACATTGTCTTTATTCTGGTCAATAGCCACCAGATGAGTGCGCGAACCGACATCAATCCCCGCAGCCTGGGGATTAATAATGTTGAACGATAGCTGGTTCATACCTATTGGACATTAATGGTTAATGACTTCCAGGAAGCGTATCGGGACTGTAAAATTTTTCTGTGGGGGATTCGCCAAAGCGATCACCAATCAATTCACCAAATGCCTTCCGAGTAGGAAAGCATGGTACGCTCCAGCTCAGATTTTAGTAAGGACTTTAAAAGTACCAGTAAAAGCGGGGAGCTTGGTTCTGAAAGTCAGCCAAAAATAGGGTTTTGGGCTGATACAAAAGTTGTTAAGACTATTCAACAGCGGATGCGCTGTACAGTGATTTTAGTATATCGCGCTCAAGCTGAGCGTCTTTCAGCTCTTTCTGAAGTCGTTTGATCAGCTTCTGATCCTCGCTCAGCTCGGGGGCCGCAGTTGCAGATTGACCAGGGCTTTTGTGGCTTTGTCGCCATTTGGTAATCCGGCTCGAATCAATGCCGAGTTCACGAGCGGCTTCCTGCACGGAGCCTTTGGCGTGGGATAACTCAACGGCCATTTGTTTGAATGCCAGGTCAAATACACGTCTTTTCTTCATGGGTACTTTTGGGTTTGTTCCCAAATGTGCCTAAAATCCGTCTCCAGTCAAATGTAGCAAGTTCAGGTATTCGAGCGATCGTTAAGAACTCGCGCAGGAGTCGCTAAAACTAATCGAGGTTATTGCTAAAA
This window harbors:
- a CDS encoding transposase, with amino-acid sequence MKKRRVFDLAFKQMAVELSHAKGSVQEAARELGIDSSRITKWRQSHKSPGQSATAAPELSEDQKLIKRLQKELKDAQLERDILKSLYSASAVE
- a CDS encoding helix-turn-helix domain-containing protein → MNKRFLKHTLSLLNVDWVKLDSRWNYKNVISPYHRIYYIDEGEGKLFDHAKTLKLEAGYLYIIPSYTLCNLICESYLSQYFVQFFEESADGTSLFLASRLISRVKASEIDVLNFKRLVEINPGRGINRSDNPLVYEKNIYYKEYQELNNQQKFDLFLETQGILLQLLSRFAVPELLSAREAVEVPITILDTMRFILVNLHLPLTVKRLAERVHLNPEYFSRLFGKHTGTRPLTFINEKRIERAVHIMATSQSSLSEIAALTGFEGLSHFTRTFKKITSLPPGIYRKQLNHT
- a CDS encoding IS3 family transposase, with amino-acid sequence MARIADELRERGVKTSRNRVARLMHKAAIRSIMYKKYRVQTTDSSHDYPIVKNLLNREFTADKPGQKWVSDITARAAPLHSDRRGLVIPDSRAGFGRPKSNRMGIE
- a CDS encoding integrase core domain-containing protein, with translation MRWDNAVVESFFKTFKSELVNHVDFPTRAAARLATFEYIEGWYNRRRKHSSLNYRTPTQQESYFYTSQMAA
- a CDS encoding IS110 family RNA-guided transposase gives rise to the protein MNQLSFNIINPQAAGIDVGSRTHLVAIDQNKDNVREFGVYTKDHQEMINHLRQHGVTTIAMESTGSYWQTLFSALQHAGFNVLLVGGNQTKNVKGRKTDVIDCIWIQKLHSLGLLSGSLLLSDTFQQLRTYYYHHLHLVQQSARYSNKMQKALRLMNIRLDVVINDITGQSGMAVIEAILAGQREPEHLVSLVSHRVKKSRQEIADALQGWWREELLFELQASLDFYRLYERKIKECDQVIETFLVKYAPEVEVSIDEKKQLKTNRKRAGKHAPSFNLSHLAYQYFRTDLFAISGISYNAVLCLLTSLGHDIHKFPTAKGFACWLGLVPNNKISGGKVIGNRTPSGKNHIAKALRHAANSIGNQKDHELTPFFKRIAFKKGRLAAIIATARKLAVIIWNMIVKAEPYQKNQMELSNEKQKAMKLKHLDKKLHALQLTKEELEKLFLKHSLSVT